In Campylobacter vicugnae, a genomic segment contains:
- a CDS encoding FAD-dependent oxidoreductase yields MKEKHYEVVIVGGGISGGALLYELARYTDIKSIALVEKYGGLATLNSKGTANSQTVHCGDIETNYTFEKAQKVSKTARMVVKYGLQHGYQGKYMFDGQKMAIGVGDVEVEYIKNRYEEFKELYPYLEFYDKAELAKIEPKIILNSDGTHRAENVVGMGVKSGEYTTVDYGAFTTTFVENAKKEGGECDVYLNSRVDEIIHNGDKYYIQTANGLSISADFVVVNAGAHSLYLAHKMGYGLDFGCLPVAGSFYLTKKKLLNGKVYMVQNPKLPFAALHGDPDILADGCTRFGPTALALPKLERYHDNWGSFLDFCKTLNFDLTIAGILFDLFKDSEIRNYILRNFAFEVPYINKKLFVKDARKIVPSLQTSDIVYAKGFGGVRPQVLNKTEKKLMLGEASINPKTGIIFNMTPSPGATSCLGNALRDVREICEYLGKNFNEAKLNEELFD; encoded by the coding sequence ATGAAAGAAAAACACTACGAGGTGGTGATAGTCGGTGGCGGTATCAGTGGCGGTGCGCTACTATATGAATTGGCAAGATATACAGATATTAAAAGCATTGCGTTAGTAGAAAAATATGGTGGTCTTGCTACGCTAAATTCAAAAGGAACTGCTAATTCGCAGACTGTACATTGTGGTGATATAGAGACAAACTATACATTTGAAAAAGCTCAAAAAGTAAGCAAAACTGCTAGAATGGTAGTAAAATATGGTTTGCAACACGGCTATCAAGGTAAATATATGTTTGATGGCCAAAAAATGGCAATTGGCGTTGGCGATGTTGAGGTAGAGTATATTAAAAATAGATATGAGGAATTTAAAGAGCTTTATCCATATTTAGAGTTTTATGATAAGGCTGAACTAGCTAAAATCGAACCAAAAATTATATTAAATAGTGATGGTACTCATAGAGCTGAAAATGTAGTTGGTATGGGTGTAAAAAGTGGCGAATATACCACAGTAGATTATGGTGCATTTACAACTACATTTGTAGAAAATGCTAAAAAAGAGGGCGGCGAGTGTGATGTATATCTAAATTCAAGAGTAGATGAGATTATTCATAATGGAGATAAATATTATATTCAAACAGCAAATGGTCTATCAATTAGCGCTGACTTTGTAGTGGTAAATGCTGGTGCTCACTCATTATATCTAGCTCATAAGATGGGTTATGGTCTAGACTTTGGCTGTCTGCCTGTAGCTGGAAGTTTCTATTTGACTAAGAAAAAATTATTAAATGGTAAGGTTTATATGGTTCAAAATCCTAAGCTACCATTTGCAGCACTACATGGAGATCCAGATATCTTAGCCGATGGTTGTACAAGATTTGGCCCTACGGCTTTAGCGTTACCAAAACTAGAAAGATATCATGATAATTGGGGTAGCTTCCTTGACTTTTGTAAGACTCTAAATTTTGATTTAACTATAGCAGGTATCTTGTTTGATCTATTCAAAGATAGTGAAATTCGCAATTATATCTTGCGTAATTTTGCCTTTGAGGTGCCATATATAAATAAAAAATTATTTGTAAAAGATGCTAGAAAAATCGTACCAAGCCTTCAAACTAGCGATATAGTATATGCTAAAGGTTTTGGTGGCGTTCGTCCTCAAGTTTTAAATAAAACTGAGAAAAAGCTAATGCTAGGCGAGGCAAGTATCAATCCAAAAACCGGTATTATCTTTAATATGACTCCAAGTCCAGG
- a CDS encoding asparaginase, protein MKKIVVLATGGTIAGSSTSSLSGKYESGKIDINDILDSFDEIKDIAKVCGIDICNIGSQNMNENIWLELVRKCNELLSSNEVDAIVITHGTDTLEESAYFLNLTIKSHKPVVMSAAMRSHNSLSSDGAMNLYNAISVAAADESAGMGVLVVINDEIHLAREVSKMDTIALNAFSSPNCGKCGIVHYGKVKFYTKSLRQHTLQSKFNPDILPRVDILYDYAGAKIETLYKSNAIKGIVCAALGNGNLSPQMLKFLKSARDNEVVVVISSRVNGGVINGSELDFAELGFIASDSLNPQKSRVLLMLSLSSKEDIEKIRDNFDIY, encoded by the coding sequence GTGAAAAAAATAGTAGTTTTAGCCACTGGTGGCACAATAGCAGGGAGTAGCACAAGCTCATTAAGCGGTAAATATGAGAGTGGTAAAATAGATATTAATGATATTTTAGATAGTTTTGATGAGATTAAAGATATAGCCAAAGTTTGTGGGATTGATATTTGCAATATCGGCTCACAAAATATGAATGAAAATATTTGGCTAGAGCTTGTACGCAAATGTAATGAGCTTTTAAGCAGCAATGAAGTAGATGCTATAGTAATAACACATGGCACTGATACGCTTGAAGAGAGTGCATATTTTTTAAACTTAACTATTAAAAGTCATAAGCCAGTGGTGATGAGTGCTGCTATGAGAAGTCATAATTCGCTTAGTAGCGATGGGGCTATGAATTTATATAATGCTATTAGTGTGGCTGCTGCTGATGAGAGTGCTGGTATGGGCGTATTAGTGGTGATAAATGATGAGATTCATCTTGCTAGAGAAGTTAGCAAGATGGATACAATAGCACTAAATGCATTTAGTTCGCCAAATTGTGGTAAATGTGGAATAGTACATTATGGCAAAGTTAAATTCTATACCAAAAGCTTAAGACAACACACATTACAAAGCAAATTTAACCCAGATATCTTACCAAGAGTTGATATACTTTATGATTATGCTGGGGCTAAAATTGAAACGCTTTATAAATCTAATGCTATAAAAGGCATAGTGTGTGCAGCCTTAGGTAATGGTAATCTAAGCCCTCAAATGCTAAAATTTTTAAAAAGTGCTAGAGATAATGAAGTAGTTGTAGTAATATCAAGTCGTGTAAATGGTGGAGTAATAAATGGTAGCGAGTTGGATTTTGCTGAGCTTGGATTTATAGCTAGTGATTCACTAAATCCACAAAAATCTAGAGTGCTTTTAATGCTTAGTCTTAGCAGCAAAGAAGATATTGAGAAAATTAGAGATAATTTTGATATTTATTAG
- the rmuC gene encoding DNA recombination protein RmuC — protein MIIEILSALFAVVAAICIWLSIILFKKQSQLATLGQKLNDTSLNLSTKEQELNSIKDENKILQEKNIENIQKIAELSTKLKSANEANIELKERQDELDNKTREYFELKTKQMSENLLNLNSKELTESSAKILESLISPLKDEISKYQKSNLEINSAFKVNFENLKSETKGVMLQAQNLADALKSNKKILGNWGEIQLDSVLQSSGLILGVNYEKQVSCKDENGNQKYLDAVVKFDENKRAIIDAKCSLINYNEYHNAKDEESKENYAKALAKDIKNHIDNLSSKNYAFLDNKNYEYVFMFIPNDNMLFVALSAQSSLYEYAYERGIFITTPLTLLMALKTVYICWQNLKSDENAMKIFNEAGKIYDKFDVFIKNYERLENQIIAMNKIIEDGKTTLYQGRGNLISKFENLKKLGAKTTKSLPYATNDDEIEYRS, from the coding sequence ATGATAATTGAAATTTTAAGCGCTCTTTTTGCAGTTGTGGCTGCTATTTGTATTTGGCTTAGTATTATACTATTTAAAAAGCAGAGTCAGTTGGCTACTTTGGGGCAAAAACTTAATGATACAAGTCTAAATCTAAGCACAAAAGAACAAGAATTAAATAGCATAAAAGATGAAAATAAGATATTGCAAGAAAAAAATATTGAAAATATTCAAAAGATCGCAGAGTTATCAACAAAGCTAAAGAGTGCAAATGAGGCAAATATTGAGCTAAAAGAGCGTCAAGATGAGCTTGATAATAAAACTAGAGAGTATTTTGAATTAAAAACTAAGCAGATGAGTGAGAATTTGCTAAATTTAAATAGCAAAGAGCTAACTGAAAGTTCAGCTAAGATTTTAGAGAGTCTAATCTCTCCATTAAAAGATGAAATAAGCAAATACCAAAAGTCTAATTTAGAGATAAATAGTGCTTTTAAAGTAAATTTTGAAAATCTAAAAAGCGAAACAAAAGGGGTAATGTTACAAGCACAAAATTTAGCCGATGCACTAAAAAGTAATAAAAAAATATTAGGAAATTGGGGTGAGATTCAGCTTGATAGCGTATTGCAAAGCAGTGGCCTTATTTTAGGTGTAAATTATGAAAAGCAAGTATCTTGCAAAGATGAAAATGGTAACCAAAAATATCTAGATGCTGTGGTTAAATTTGATGAGAATAAAAGAGCAATAATAGATGCTAAATGCTCATTGATTAACTATAATGAGTATCATAATGCTAAAGATGAGGAGTCTAAAGAGAACTATGCTAAAGCATTAGCTAAGGATATTAAAAATCATATAGATAATCTAAGCTCAAAAAATTATGCATTTTTGGATAATAAAAATTATGAGTATGTCTTTATGTTTATACCAAATGATAATATGCTTTTTGTAGCTCTTAGTGCTCAAAGTAGCCTTTATGAATATGCTTATGAAAGAGGTATATTCATCACTACTCCTCTTACGCTACTTATGGCGTTAAAAACTGTCTATATCTGCTGGCAAAATCTAAAAAGCGATGAAAATGCAATGAAGATATTTAATGAAGCTGGTAAGATATATGATAAATTTGATGTATTTATTAAAAACTATGAGAGATTAGAAAATCAAATAATAGCTATGAATAAGATAATAGAAGATGGTAAAACCACTCTATATCAAGGGCGTGGAAATTTAATAAGCAAATTTGAAAATCTAAAAAAACTCGGAGCCAAAACCACTAAGAGTTTGCCATATGCTACAAATGATGATGAGATAGAATATAGATCGTGA
- a CDS encoding alkylphosphonate utilization protein — protein sequence MAKDSNGTELNAGDSVTVIKDLKVKGASSTIKRGTTIKNIKLTSKDSEVECKMNGVGTVVLKCEFLKKI from the coding sequence ATGGCAAAAGATTCAAACGGAACAGAGCTAAATGCAGGTGATAGCGTTACAGTTATTAAAGATTTAAAGGTAAAAGGTGCTAGTAGCACAATTAAGCGTGGTACAACAATTAAAAATATAAAATTAACAAGCAAAGATAGCGAGGTGGAGTGCAAGATGAATGGCGTTGGCACAGTAGTGCTAAAGTGTGAATTTTTAAAGAAAATCTAA
- the alaS gene encoding alanine--tRNA ligase, with the protein MDIRKEYLEFFKSKGHEVIASSALVPDDATLLFTNAGMVPFKSIFTGDVPRPTPPIRTSCQTCIRAGGKHNDLDNVGYTARHHTFFEMLGNFSFGEYFKTEAIAYAWEFVTEVLKLPKDRLYVTVHENDDEAYEIWQKHIQKERIYKFGDKDNFWAMGDTGPCGPCSEIFYDQGAEHFNSDEDYMGGDGDRFLEIWNLVFMQFERSSDGTMTPLPKPSIDTGMGLERVTAIKEGKFSNYDSSLFMPLINEVAKIANLTYEYESGASFRVISDHIRSVVFLLAQGVNFDKEGRGYVLRRILRRALRHGYLLGIKEPFMYKLVDKVVELMGGHYEYLNEKKEYVKELIKLEEERFLATIAAGLDLFNQELAKTKDIFSGEVAFKLYDTYGFPLDLTADMLREKGLSVDAIKFDALMNEQKARAKASWKGSGDAAKESGDFKVLLEKFGENEFIGYSSLNSTSKVLALLDSEFKITNELKSGQDGYIMLDRTPFYAQSGGQCGDSGEINSNPVLDTKKYFGLNLSQIHTISQIKTGEMVECKVSPNRLEIRRHHSATHLLHAALRSILGSHISQAGSSVEADKLRFDFSHPKPVSSDELAQIEKFVNDQIQAGAAAKVEIMDINSAKNSGAIALFGEKYGDKVRVLTLGCSKELCGGTHVENINEIGSFFIIKESGVSAGVRRIEAVCSRAALNYANELRNELEEIKTSLKGANPIAAIAKLKDEIKSLQNEIKNATSSVELSSKLINGVNVVVGEFNGDIKAKIDEIKNKFDSVVIFLASAKDDKVMLAAGAKNCNIKAGELVKAIAPIVGGGGGGRDDFATAGGKDISKISNALKEANQLIENKL; encoded by the coding sequence ATGGATATTAGAAAAGAGTATTTAGAATTTTTTAAAAGTAAAGGACATGAGGTTATAGCCTCATCTGCACTAGTACCAGATGATGCAACTTTATTATTTACAAATGCCGGAATGGTTCCATTTAAAAGCATATTTACTGGAGATGTACCACGCCCTACCCCGCCAATCCGCACAAGTTGCCAAACTTGCATTAGAGCTGGAGGCAAACACAATGATTTAGATAATGTAGGCTATACAGCTAGACACCATACATTTTTTGAAATGCTTGGTAATTTTAGCTTTGGTGAGTATTTTAAAACTGAAGCAATTGCCTATGCTTGGGAATTTGTTACTGAAGTTTTAAAACTACCAAAAGATAGATTATATGTAACTGTGCATGAAAATGATGATGAAGCTTATGAAATTTGGCAAAAACACATCCAAAAAGAGAGAATCTATAAATTTGGTGATAAGGATAACTTCTGGGCGATGGGTGATACTGGCCCATGTGGTCCATGTAGTGAGATATTTTATGACCAAGGTGCTGAGCATTTTAATAGTGATGAAGACTATATGGGTGGCGATGGTGATAGATTTTTAGAGATTTGGAATTTAGTATTTATGCAATTTGAAAGAAGTAGCGATGGGACTATGACTCCTTTGCCAAAACCTAGCATTGATACAGGTATGGGGCTTGAGAGAGTTACAGCTATTAAAGAGGGTAAATTTAGCAACTATGATAGTTCGTTATTTATGCCACTTATCAACGAAGTAGCTAAGATTGCAAATTTAACCTATGAATATGAAAGTGGTGCAAGCTTTAGAGTTATTAGCGATCATATTAGATCGGTTGTATTCTTGCTAGCTCAAGGTGTAAATTTTGATAAAGAAGGTCGTGGATATGTCTTAAGAAGAATCCTAAGACGAGCTTTAAGACATGGCTACTTACTTGGAATTAAAGAACCATTTATGTATAAACTCGTAGATAAAGTAGTAGAGTTAATGGGTGGCCACTATGAATATCTAAATGAGAAAAAAGAGTATGTAAAAGAGCTAATCAAACTTGAAGAAGAGAGATTTTTAGCTACTATTGCTGCTGGATTAGATCTATTTAATCAAGAGCTTGCTAAAACTAAAGATATCTTTAGTGGCGAAGTAGCGTTTAAGCTTTATGATACTTATGGCTTTCCATTAGATCTAACTGCAGATATGTTAAGAGAAAAAGGCTTAAGTGTAGATGCTATTAAATTTGATGCTTTAATGAATGAACAAAAAGCAAGAGCAAAAGCTAGCTGGAAAGGAAGTGGCGATGCTGCTAAAGAGAGTGGTGATTTTAAAGTTTTACTTGAAAAATTTGGTGAAAATGAATTTATCGGATATAGTAGCTTAAACTCTACTAGCAAGGTTTTGGCTCTACTTGATAGCGAATTTAAAATTACTAATGAGTTAAAAAGTGGTCAAGATGGCTATATAATGCTAGATCGCACTCCATTTTATGCACAAAGTGGTGGGCAATGTGGAGATAGTGGAGAGATAAATAGCAATCCAGTATTAGATACTAAAAAATATTTTGGTCTAAACTTAAGTCAAATTCACACAATATCTCAAATAAAAACAGGTGAAATGGTGGAGTGCAAAGTAAGTCCAAATAGATTAGAAATCCGTCGTCACCACTCAGCCACACACCTACTTCACGCAGCGCTTAGAAGCATTTTAGGCTCACATATATCTCAAGCTGGAAGTAGCGTAGAGGCTGATAAATTAAGATTTGACTTTAGCCATCCAAAACCTGTAAGTAGTGATGAGTTAGCCCAAATTGAAAAATTTGTAAATGACCAAATTCAAGCTGGTGCAGCTGCAAAAGTAGAGATAATGGATATAAACTCAGCCAAAAATAGTGGTGCTATAGCACTCTTTGGTGAAAAATATGGCGATAAAGTTCGAGTACTCACCCTAGGTTGTTCAAAAGAGCTATGCGGTGGTACTCACGTAGAAAACATCAATGAGATTGGAAGTTTCTTTATCATCAAAGAAAGTGGCGTAAGTGCTGGTGTAAGACGCATTGAAGCAGTTTGTTCAAGAGCGGCACTAAATTATGCAAATGAATTAAGAAATGAGCTAGAAGAGATTAAAACTAGCCTAAAAGGTGCAAACCCAATTGCTGCTATTGCTAAATTAAAAGATGAGATAAAATCTCTTCAAAATGAGATAAAAAATGCTACTTCATCAGTAGAGCTAAGCTCTAAGCTTATAAATGGAGTAAATGTAGTTGTAGGTGAGTTTAATGGCGATATAAAGGCAAAAATTGATGAGATAAAAAATAAATTTGATAGCGTTGTAATATTTTTAGCTAGTGCTAAAGATGATAAGGTAATGCTAGCAGCAGGAGCTAAAAACTGCAATATAAAAGCTGGAGAATTAGTAAAAGCGATCGCTCCAATTGTAGGCGGAGGCGGAGGCGGTAGAGATGATTTTGCTACTGCTGGGGGAAAAGATATAAGCAAAATATCAAACGCCCTAAAAGAGGCTAATCAATTAATAGAGAATAAACTTTGA
- the maf gene encoding septum formation inhibitor Maf codes for MIVLASSSASRALILQEYKIEFIQVCMEYDEDFDPNLPPAKYAMSVTNHKAKQFFDNFKDKYDRVLFADSSVACQGIILGKAKDQEHARYMLELQSNTLTSVYTAMKFVSRKITIDMLSVASYKFSKFDKNDLDSYIVSNLWKDKAGAMMIEGFNKKYIEQETGNKPTAMGLDIINLKAFL; via the coding sequence ATGATAGTTTTAGCATCAAGTTCTGCTAGTAGAGCTTTGATTTTACAAGAGTATAAGATAGAGTTTATTCAAGTTTGTATGGAATATGATGAAGATTTTGATCCAAATTTGCCACCGGCTAAATATGCTATGAGCGTTACAAACCATAAGGCTAAGCAATTTTTTGATAATTTTAAAGATAAATATGATCGAGTGCTATTTGCCGATAGCAGCGTAGCGTGTCAAGGAATAATTTTAGGTAAAGCAAAAGATCAAGAGCATGCTAGATATATGCTAGAACTTCAAAGCAACACTCTAACAAGCGTATATACAGCTATGAAATTTGTCAGTCGTAAAATTACAATTGATATGCTTAGTGTCGCAAGTTATAAATTTAGCAAATTTGATAAAAATGATTTAGATAGTTATATCGTAAGCAATTTATGGAAAGATAAGGCTGGAGCAATGATGATAGAGGGATTTAACAAAAAATATATCGAGCAAGAAACTGGCAACAAACCCACAGCTATGGGTCTAGATATTATAAATTTAAAGGCATTTTTATGA
- a CDS encoding transglycosylase domain-containing protein, producing MKYIFNLLILIALGGIAGIIYFYSQIKIDISKIVDYNPKLTTHIYDRNGDLIAYIFDEENRQYAKFNQIPPRIIEALIAIEDTAFFEHGGINYEAIFRAAIKDIQAMALVEGASTLTQQLVKNMLLTREKKFTRKLKEVIISYEVEHKLTKEQIIERYLNQVYFGHGYYGIKTAALGYFKKNLDELSLKEISILVGLPKAPSSYDPTRHLDLSLSRANSVLLRMHNIGWITTKEYQAAIKETPKIYDQTLTQNKAPYLVDETIKQLAPLYPDIRYGGYKITLNADLKVQEIAQNALKFGYNEILKRNKDANTTVLNGAMIVTNPTNGDILALVGGVDYAKSNFNRATQSSRQPGSSFKPFIYQIALNQGLSPQSKIADISRIYEGVNKNNKEDQDWKPKNFSGNFKGLITLNDALKQSRNLATINLLNSIGLDVVQRDLEDFGFKDIPNNLSIALGSFGVSLMDYSEQYSIFPGLGTKHETRLINLVEDKNGEVFTFEPKSSQIIKPEQAYLMVKMLQDVVNNGTGRSAKVEGIELAGKTGTTNESVDAWFCGFAPEIQVLIWYGNDNNTPMRYVEGGSRTAAPVFKQFMQEYINEYPQTKREFDMPPGVYRKVYNGVDALYTTTSPLPKEQNNILEKQDREGIIF from the coding sequence ATGAAATATATTTTTAATCTACTTATACTTATAGCTCTAGGCGGTATAGCTGGAATTATATATTTTTATTCACAAATCAAAATAGATATATCAAAAATTGTAGATTATAATCCAAAACTTACAACACATATATATGATAGAAATGGGGATTTAATTGCCTATATCTTTGATGAAGAAAATAGACAATACGCTAAATTTAACCAAATTCCGCCACGCATTATAGAAGCACTCATTGCTATAGAAGATACTGCATTTTTCGAACATGGCGGTATCAATTATGAGGCTATTTTTAGAGCAGCTATTAAAGATATTCAAGCTATGGCACTAGTTGAAGGTGCCTCAACTCTAACCCAACAACTAGTTAAAAATATGCTATTAACAAGAGAGAAGAAATTTACTAGAAAACTAAAAGAGGTGATAATTTCTTATGAGGTTGAACATAAGCTAACAAAAGAGCAGATAATTGAACGCTATTTAAATCAAGTCTATTTTGGCCATGGATATTATGGGATTAAGACTGCTGCGCTTGGATATTTTAAAAAAAATCTTGATGAGCTTAGCTTAAAAGAGATATCTATACTAGTGGGCCTACCAAAAGCACCTAGCAGCTATGACCCTACAAGGCACCTAGATCTATCGCTATCAAGGGCAAACAGCGTACTTCTAAGAATGCATAATATCGGCTGGATAACTACTAAAGAGTATCAAGCTGCTATAAAAGAGACGCCAAAAATCTATGATCAAACCCTAACCCAAAACAAAGCTCCATATCTAGTAGATGAGACCATAAAGCAGTTAGCTCCACTCTATCCTGATATACGATATGGTGGATATAAAATCACTTTAAATGCTGATTTAAAAGTACAAGAGATAGCACAAAATGCACTTAAATTTGGCTATAACGAAATCCTAAAACGAAATAAAGACGCAAATACCACAGTATTAAATGGCGCAATGATTGTTACTAATCCTACAAATGGAGATATACTAGCTTTAGTAGGTGGTGTAGATTATGCTAAAAGCAACTTTAACCGTGCTACACAAAGCTCTCGCCAGCCTGGTTCTAGTTTTAAACCATTTATATATCAAATTGCTTTAAACCAAGGATTATCCCCACAAAGCAAAATAGCTGATATATCTAGAATTTATGAAGGAGTAAATAAAAATAATAAAGAAGATCAAGACTGGAAGCCTAAAAACTTTAGTGGTAATTTTAAAGGCTTAATCACTTTAAATGATGCATTAAAACAATCGCGTAATCTTGCTACAATAAATCTTTTAAATTCTATTGGGCTTGATGTAGTTCAAAGGGATTTAGAGGATTTTGGTTTTAAAGATATTCCTAATAACCTATCAATTGCACTTGGAAGCTTTGGAGTTAGTCTTATGGATTATAGCGAACAATACTCGATATTCCCAGGACTTGGCACTAAACATGAGACTAGACTAATTAATTTAGTGGAAGACAAAAATGGTGAAGTATTTACATTTGAACCAAAAAGTAGCCAAATCATAAAGCCAGAACAGGCCTATTTGATGGTTAAAATGCTTCAAGATGTTGTAAATAATGGAACTGGTCGTTCAGCAAAAGTTGAAGGGATTGAACTAGCAGGAAAAACCGGAACTACAAATGAGAGTGTAGATGCTTGGTTTTGTGGATTTGCACCAGAAATTCAAGTCTTAATTTGGTATGGAAACGATAATAATACTCCAATGAGATATGTAGAAGGCGGATCTAGGACAGCTGCACCAGTATTTAAGCAATTTATGCAAGAGTATATAAATGAATACCCACAAAC